A section of the Arabiibacter massiliensis genome encodes:
- a CDS encoding SWIM zinc finger family protein: MQLDPDWKSLFSSPSLIKGYAYHLDGCVRALTADGKGWTAVVEGSYDYRVFVPSAPGDLRKARCDCPHFAGGNFCKHLAATCFEIEALREAGEEAPAASPAVDELEQLMDKTAEDDVRAFLLEALRADDSLRQRFVGAFAEPDAKRSRRDLERAINQAIRLHARRRFIDYRDAFPFQLDFSEAVEAAIGPLLDHNAPVDAFDLVEFVLLRLQTIAIDDSDGFFTDALETCKGYWERIFSAAGPALRRQLFERLLAFARQNPCDNDEADIYWYEREHIESFLVDAFVADPAFAPDIQALADERIQEARARIAADRYPGGYRYELGTWTLVRLRAMEALARPLEELEAFAEPLLNERDVRQFFVDRAITHGDTERAIALLEEAAAAAEDRYPTKAAVQLLALYEQTGRVDEATGMLFELATRNASLESEHGLAWFRQLKARTDADEWPCMRDRVLAATRSESTRRRYLAQEGLSDLLKQSIEESGGLADVLRYEDALKERHADWILGQYRASAERDLRPSGSRAVYRSVVELMERMQRLPGGRPVVKEMAEDFKQRYPRRRVLMEELAKLG, translated from the coding sequence ATGCAGCTCGACCCCGATTGGAAAAGCCTGTTCTCTTCGCCAAGCCTGATCAAGGGGTATGCCTACCATCTTGACGGATGCGTGCGTGCGCTGACAGCCGACGGCAAAGGCTGGACAGCCGTTGTCGAAGGGTCGTACGACTACCGCGTCTTCGTTCCCAGCGCACCCGGCGATCTGCGCAAGGCGCGCTGCGACTGCCCGCACTTCGCGGGCGGCAACTTCTGCAAGCACCTGGCCGCAACCTGCTTCGAGATCGAGGCCCTGCGCGAGGCGGGTGAGGAAGCCCCAGCCGCCTCCCCCGCCGTCGACGAGCTCGAGCAGCTCATGGACAAGACGGCAGAAGACGATGTCCGCGCCTTCCTCCTCGAAGCACTGCGCGCCGATGATAGCCTGCGACAGCGCTTCGTCGGCGCCTTTGCGGAACCGGATGCCAAGCGCTCGCGCCGCGACCTCGAACGCGCCATCAACCAGGCCATCCGTCTCCACGCGCGGCGCCGCTTCATCGACTACCGCGATGCGTTCCCCTTCCAGCTCGACTTCTCCGAAGCGGTGGAAGCCGCGATCGGCCCCCTGCTCGACCACAACGCGCCGGTCGACGCCTTCGACCTGGTCGAGTTCGTGCTGCTGCGGCTGCAAACCATCGCCATCGACGACTCCGACGGCTTCTTCACCGACGCGCTCGAAACCTGCAAAGGGTACTGGGAGCGCATCTTCAGCGCGGCCGGCCCCGCCCTCCGACGGCAGCTGTTCGAGCGGTTGCTCGCATTCGCTCGGCAAAACCCCTGCGACAATGACGAAGCCGACATCTACTGGTACGAGCGCGAGCACATCGAGAGCTTCCTCGTGGACGCCTTCGTCGCCGATCCGGCATTCGCGCCCGATATCCAGGCCCTGGCCGACGAGCGCATCCAGGAGGCCCGCGCGCGCATCGCCGCCGATCGCTATCCAGGAGGTTACCGCTACGAACTGGGCACTTGGACGCTTGTCAGGCTCCGCGCCATGGAAGCCCTCGCCCGGCCGCTCGAAGAGCTCGAAGCGTTCGCCGAGCCTCTGCTGAACGAGCGCGACGTGCGCCAGTTCTTCGTCGATCGCGCGATCACGCACGGCGACACAGAGCGGGCTATCGCACTCCTTGAGGAAGCCGCGGCCGCTGCGGAAGATCGCTACCCGACCAAGGCGGCCGTTCAGCTGCTCGCGCTCTACGAGCAAACGGGGCGCGTTGACGAGGCGACGGGCATGCTCTTCGAGCTGGCCACTCGCAACGCGTCGCTCGAAAGCGAGCACGGCCTCGCCTGGTTCCGCCAGCTGAAAGCGCGAACCGACGCCGACGAGTGGCCCTGCATGCGCGACCGCGTGCTGGCCGCCACGCGAAGCGAGTCCACCCGCCGCAGGTACCTGGCGCAGGAGGGCCTTTCCGACCTCCTCAAGCAGTCGATAGAGGAAAGCGGGGGGCTCGCGGACGTGCTCCGCTACGAGGATGCACTGAAGGAGCGCCATGCCGATTGGATCCTCGGGCAGTACCGCGCCTCCGCCGAGCGCGATCTGCGACCCTCCGGCAGCCGTGCCGTCTACCGAAGCGTCGTGGAACTCATGGAGCGCATGCAGCGGCTGCCGGGCGGGAGGCCTGTCGTTAAGGAGATGGCAGAGGACTTCAAGCAGCGCTACCCGCGGCGCCGGGTGCTCATGGAGGAACTTGCAAAGCTTGGTTGA
- a CDS encoding helix-turn-helix transcriptional regulator, with translation MNQIPTGMFIARKRKELNLTQAQLAERLGISSKSVSKWERGKCMPDYAVVNELCDALGITVSELLDGEENERENLRMYDNDQMIEMLARIQRLESQRVTIIAIALIVMGIGLLALSPLFGGSDLTDFFRGMLFGIGVGVIVIGVFLATRSVFAYLTHAD, from the coding sequence GTGAACCAAATACCAACCGGCATGTTCATCGCCCGCAAACGCAAAGAGCTGAACCTCACGCAAGCGCAGCTGGCAGAACGCCTCGGCATCTCGAGCAAGTCCGTCTCGAAGTGGGAGCGCGGCAAGTGCATGCCCGACTACGCCGTGGTGAACGAGCTGTGCGACGCCCTCGGCATCACCGTGAGCGAGCTGCTCGACGGCGAGGAGAACGAGCGCGAGAACCTGCGCATGTACGACAACGACCAGATGATCGAGATGCTCGCGCGCATCCAGCGGCTCGAGAGCCAGCGCGTCACCATCATCGCCATCGCGCTCATCGTGATGGGCATCGGCCTGCTCGCCCTCTCGCCCCTGTTCGGCGGCTCGGACCTGACCGACTTCTTCCGCGGCATGCTGTTCGGCATCGGCGTCGGCGTCATCGTCATCGGCGTCTTTTTGGCTACGCGCAGCGTCTTCGCCTACCTGACGCACGCGGATTAG
- a CDS encoding RQC-minor-1 family DNA-binding protein: MARRIVERGFQLDCGDVEALSDDEIAAILRAADPIIATGGRTLLSKILKGSHDQKVLAHDLDGNPCYGAFSDKTLALITNMIDRCILDGYLTIRYEGRLPVLVYTDKGWDIEKHIYADELLSAFQSDASQGKDDFIKRMQSVNPECVRIALGKLDGAGGPGVRQALEAWLPHTNGKVKKRINALLSGAGRHEVQEKKRKSGRDAVPPAVYEMIEAAEEPASDDKPRRKVSLRLADVIDAMEMVSDDNQTYYNTFTGELHTSFDRFTYGDIDQPEPDLEADGWISLPDSYEIEDLRWMRDFAREQPEPMGTLLLDAAYERHPYRRFKDRAANLGFLNDWFAYREERMREVALDWFEDNGLIPAEGEDETK; this comes from the coding sequence ATGGCGAGGAGAATAGTCGAGCGCGGCTTTCAGCTGGATTGCGGCGACGTCGAAGCGCTGAGCGATGACGAAATCGCTGCGATACTGCGGGCCGCGGATCCGATCATCGCGACCGGCGGGCGAACCCTCTTGTCGAAGATCCTCAAAGGGTCGCACGACCAGAAGGTGCTCGCCCACGACCTGGACGGAAACCCGTGCTACGGCGCGTTCTCCGACAAGACGCTGGCGCTGATCACGAACATGATCGACCGCTGCATCCTGGACGGCTACCTCACCATCCGGTACGAAGGGAGGCTGCCCGTCCTCGTCTACACCGACAAAGGGTGGGACATCGAGAAACACATCTATGCCGACGAGCTCCTGTCCGCCTTCCAGAGCGACGCCTCGCAGGGAAAGGACGATTTCATCAAGCGGATGCAGAGCGTCAATCCGGAATGCGTGCGCATCGCGCTCGGCAAGCTCGACGGCGCCGGCGGCCCCGGCGTCCGGCAAGCGCTCGAAGCGTGGCTCCCCCACACGAACGGCAAGGTGAAGAAAAGGATCAACGCCCTCCTCAGCGGTGCCGGAAGGCATGAGGTCCAAGAGAAGAAACGCAAAAGCGGGCGCGACGCCGTGCCCCCCGCCGTTTACGAGATGATCGAGGCGGCCGAAGAACCTGCAAGCGACGACAAACCCCGTCGCAAGGTATCGCTGCGACTGGCAGACGTGATCGACGCCATGGAGATGGTCAGCGACGACAACCAAACCTACTACAACACCTTCACCGGCGAGCTGCACACCTCCTTCGACCGGTTCACTTACGGAGACATCGACCAGCCCGAGCCCGATCTGGAAGCCGACGGCTGGATCTCGCTGCCCGACTCCTACGAAATCGAGGACCTCCGCTGGATGCGCGATTTCGCCCGCGAGCAGCCCGAGCCGATGGGCACCCTCCTCCTCGACGCGGCCTACGAGCGCCACCCCTATCGCCGGTTCAAAGACCGCGCCGCCAACCTGGGCTTTCTGAACGACTGGTTCGCCTACCGCGAAGAGCGCATGCGCGAGGTCGCCCTTGACTGGTTCGAGGACAACGGCTTGATCCCAGCGGAGGGCGAAGACGAGACGAAATAG
- a CDS encoding NERD domain-containing protein produces MAKGLIDLLLDQIFDAEWIGRRGEKLTERELKLVKLFGRDGKVLRNVYVPKDNGETSEIDVLFITQKGVFVIESKNFSGWVFGNEADRSWTVSLPNGQKNRFYNPIKQNRSHLKWLAKYLADDTPLFSIIVFSERCELKKVTVESSDVSVVKRDRLYATVRRIWEGAEDVLDAEGVDSLYERLRALTDVGEAAKAAHVANIQERYVAKKPVSSASACPRCGADLVLRTAKKGPNAGNQFYGCSNYPKCRYTREA; encoded by the coding sequence ATGGCAAAAGGCCTCATCGATCTTCTGCTCGATCAGATCTTCGACGCCGAATGGATCGGCCGCCGTGGCGAGAAGCTGACCGAGCGCGAGCTCAAGCTGGTCAAGCTGTTCGGCCGCGACGGCAAGGTGCTGCGCAACGTCTACGTGCCCAAGGACAACGGCGAGACGTCCGAGATCGACGTGCTGTTCATCACCCAGAAGGGCGTCTTCGTCATCGAGAGCAAGAACTTCTCGGGTTGGGTGTTCGGCAACGAGGCCGATCGAAGCTGGACGGTCAGCCTGCCGAACGGCCAAAAGAACCGCTTCTACAACCCCATCAAACAGAATCGCAGCCACCTCAAGTGGTTGGCGAAGTACCTCGCGGACGACACCCCGCTGTTCTCGATCATCGTCTTCTCGGAGCGGTGCGAGTTGAAGAAGGTGACGGTTGAAAGCAGCGACGTGAGCGTTGTCAAGCGGGATCGCCTTTATGCCACGGTGCGCCGGATCTGGGAAGGCGCAGAGGATGTCCTCGACGCCGAAGGGGTGGATTCCCTGTACGAACGCCTGCGGGCTTTGACCGACGTCGGAGAGGCGGCGAAGGCGGCTCACGTTGCTAACATCCAGGAACGCTATGTCGCCAAGAAGCCTGTCTCGTCGGCTTCTGCTTGCCCGCGATGCGGTGCCGATCTCGTTCTGCGCACGGCGAAGAAAGGCCCCAATGCCGGCAACCAATTCTATGGTTGCAGCAACTACCCAAAATGCCGCTACACGAGGGAGGCGTAA